The nucleotide sequence CTTATAAATGTACAGTTGATGGAAATTTTGAATGGTTTAGCGGATACGAAGAAATTTTGATCGGAAACACAAAAATCTATGAGTGTATGTTTCATGGTGGGGTTATTAAAGAGTGAAGACAGCAAAAATCACTGTCTTTTTCTTGTGAACCAAAGTAATTTCTTGTGTCAATTCAATTGAGGCGAAGTAACTTCTTTGTGCACAAATTGTTGCGAAGCGAATTTCTGCTCCGACTATACTTGAACTCGAGAGGAGGGAGTAAGATGGAGTGGTTGGAGCGGATGAACAGGGCGATAGACTACATTGAGGAGAACCTAACCGGGGACATTGAGCTTAGCGAGGTGGCCAGCATGGCCTGCTGTTCGTCGCACCAATTCCAGCGAATGTTCTCATTCATTACGGATGTGACGCTGGCGGAGTATATTCGGCGGAGACGGCTGACGCTTGCTGCGCTGGAACTACAGCATCGCGGAGTGGCGAAAGTAATCGATGTCGCGCTTAAATACGGTTACGACTCTCCAGTTTCGTTCGCGCGGGCGTTCCATGCACTACACGGGATCACCCCGGCTATGGCTCGTCAAGACGGGATTGCACTCAAAGCCTACCCCCGTCTGTCCTTCCTTATCACGATTAGAGGGGCAGATGCGATGAATTATCGAATTGAGACGAAGGAAAGTTTTGAAGTATTCGGTATTGAAGGAATTTTTCACACCGACGGAGGCGAGGAGGCACCTCAAACGCCAGCCAAACTTTGGGAGCAGAGCCATGCGAACGGCGACGTGAAGCAACTTGAAGCACGTGCGGGCGTTTTGCCATCATTCGTGAGCCAGGATCTATACCCTGTGAATGCAGTCTGCAGTTACAGGAAGACCGGACCGGATACGTTTCCTTACATGCTGTGTGCATTCAAGGAAGAAAACAGCAACACGGACGGATACACCACGGTAACGATTCCCGCGTATACGTGGGTGATCTTTCCGTCGGAGCCGCATCACTGGGAGCAGTTCGGAGATACGATCGAAACGCTTTACCGTCGCTTTTACACCGAATGGCTTCCTACGGCTGGCTACGAGCAGGTGGACGGGGTAGAGTTCGAAATGAACGGGACAAAAAACGGCCTCAATTATATCGAACTCTGGTTTGCGGT is from Candidatus Cohnella colombiensis and encodes:
- a CDS encoding effector binding domain-containing protein, with the translated sequence MNSRGGSKMEWLERMNRAIDYIEENLTGDIELSEVASMACCSSHQFQRMFSFITDVTLAEYIRRRRLTLAALELQHRGVAKVIDVALKYGYDSPVSFARAFHALHGITPAMARQDGIALKAYPRLSFLITIRGADAMNYRIETKESFEVFGIEGIFHTDGGEEAPQTPAKLWEQSHANGDVKQLEARAGVLPSFVSQDLYPVNAVCSYRKTGPDTFPYMLCAFKEENSNTDGYTTVTIPAYTWVIFPSEPHHWEQFGDTIETLYRRFYTEWLPTAGYEQVDGVEFEMNGTKNGLNYIELWFAVRKM